The Phyllopteryx taeniolatus isolate TA_2022b chromosome 7, UOR_Ptae_1.2, whole genome shotgun sequence genome has a segment encoding these proteins:
- the srd5a3 gene encoding polyprenol reductase, which produces MNFRDDYLHAEPLYWTIFTPETFLCVSIVRRAVFGVTQNNHRWLKNDLERFRLSSDRFRVDLIRYGKTKQNLIRDDWLCAFDVPKRWFWHFYATSLVWNGFLLAFSLNVTLRHHFYPNWLTGLINVLSGSLHTGNQGLHVSTVLLQLLLWSHSLRRLAECLCVSVFSDAVIHLLQYVFGLAYYLLLGLTVLCSDHQTKASGSLLSQLKWFHLVGIALFVAASVLQHQSLVLLAGLRTGKSGSVETLAHRMPKGGCFELVSCPHYLAELLIYVSLSLVAGGLSLTWWLVVLYVLFNQALAALLCHDHYVGKYPSYPARRKAFIPFVM; this is translated from the exons ATGAATTTCCGTGACGATTACTTGCACGCAGAACCGTTGTACTGGACTATTTTCACTCCGGAAACATTTCTTTGCGTCTCTATTGTCAGACGGGCCGTTTTCGGTGTTACACAAAACAATCACAGGTGGTTGAAAAATGACTTGGAACGGTTTCGGCTTTCGTCTGATAGATTTCGTGTG GATCTGATTCGATACGGAAAAACCAAACAGAATCTCATACGCGACGACTGGTTGTGCGCATTTGACGTCCCAAAGAG GTGGTTCTGGCACTTCTACGCCACGTCGCTTGTTTGGAATGGTTTTCTATTGGCTTTCAGCTTGAACGTGACTCTACGACACCATTTCTATCCCAACTGGCTGACCGGCTTAATAAATGTTCTATCTGGCTCATTACACACGGGAAATCAAG GTCTGCATGTTAGCACGGTgttgctgcagctgctgctgtgGTCGCATTCTCTCCGGAGGCTTGCGGAGTGTCTCTGCGTCAGCGTTTTCTCCGACGCCGTCATCCACCTGCTGCAGTATGTCTTCGGCCTGGCTTACTACCTCCTGCTGGGGTTGACTGTGCTCTGCTCGGACCACCAAACAAAAG caaGTGGGTCTCTCTTATCCCAACTGAAGTGGTTTCACCTGGTTGGGATTGCACTTTTCGTTGCGGCCTCTGTGCTGCAGCATCAGTCCTTAGTGCTTCTGGCTGGACTCCGTACTGGAAAGTCAG GAAGTGTGGAAACGCTGGCTCACCGGATGCCAAAGGGCGGCTGCTTTGAGCTGGTGTCGTGCCCGCACTACTTGGCCGAGCTGCTCATTTACGTCTCGCTGAGCCTGGTCGCCGGTGGTCTTTCGCTCACCTGGTGGCTGGTGGTCCTGTATGTACTCTTCAACCAGGCGCTGGCCGCGCTTCTCTGCCACGACCACTACGTGGGCAAATATCCGTCCTACCCGGCACGCAGAAAAGCATTTATACCTTTTGTGATGTGA